In Caldanaerovirga acetigignens, a genomic segment contains:
- a CDS encoding cation diffusion facilitator family transporter, which produces MKLQEVIVLSYNFIKKSTDYLVLKLLKINSSGGKIFNPEERKKIAYLESWVSIIGNIFLAVIKLVLGFIMNSISLIADGVHTASDVFTSAVVLLGFKFSAAPPDEKHPFGHGRVEFLASLLIAVMLIFVGFEFGKSSYERFLTNEKVTGNILVAIFMLASAVIKEWMSRFSIELGNKISAGALIADAWHHRTDAIASVLVAVAIIFSKYGYYRVDAVFGFLVSALIVYTGGTMAYDSCSKLIGEIGEEELVKKVKEAALSFPGVIDVHKVFIHDYGAYKEISLHVVMDGTLNFYEAHELSEKIERLIEERIHCRATVHGEPARTV; this is translated from the coding sequence TGTTAAAGATAAATTCTTCCGGCGGGAAAATATTTAATCCGGAAGAAAGGAAAAAAATAGCCTATTTAGAAAGCTGGGTCAGTATAATAGGAAATATTTTTCTTGCGGTGATAAAACTTGTTTTAGGCTTTATCATGAACAGCATCTCGCTTATTGCTGACGGCGTCCATACTGCATCTGACGTGTTTACTTCCGCAGTAGTGCTTTTGGGTTTTAAATTTTCCGCTGCGCCGCCGGATGAAAAACATCCCTTTGGACACGGCAGGGTTGAGTTTCTGGCATCGCTTCTCATAGCAGTAATGCTGATTTTTGTGGGCTTTGAATTCGGCAAATCTTCTTACGAAAGATTCTTGACCAATGAAAAAGTTACTGGGAACATCTTGGTTGCAATTTTTATGCTGGCCTCAGCAGTTATAAAGGAATGGATGAGCAGGTTTTCCATAGAATTAGGCAATAAGATATCGGCAGGGGCTTTGATTGCAGATGCATGGCACCACAGGACCGACGCCATCGCTTCGGTATTGGTGGCTGTGGCGATAATCTTTTCCAAATACGGGTACTATAGGGTAGATGCGGTATTTGGCTTTTTGGTTTCGGCGCTGATTGTATATACGGGAGGCACTATGGCTTATGATTCTTGTTCTAAACTAATCGGAGAGATAGGGGAAGAAGAGTTGGTGAAGAAGGTCAAAGAGGCTGCTCTTTCATTTCCAGGAGTAATAGATGTGCACAAGGTGTTCATCCATGATTACGGGGCGTACAAGGAAATTTCCCTTCACGTAGTGATGGACGGCACACTTAACTTTTATGAAGCCCATGAGCTTTCGGAAAAGATCGAAAGGTTGATTGAGGAGAGAATCCACTGCAGGGCGACTGTGCACGGAGAACCTGCCAGGACGGTGTAA
- a CDS encoding QueT transporter family protein: MPKKMSDVAQISLIACLYVVLTIISSSFSYLPSQFRLGEIIKPISTFDRKFAVSMMVGNFLSNLFSPYAGPMELLFMPISNLVGCTLGYYVGRYTRRIFGAVFIALWISASVAVTLKVSAGFPLFHTFLSVSAAEIVLLVSGCVVMEQVLKRGGIING; encoded by the coding sequence ATGCCCAAAAAAATGAGCGATGTTGCCCAGATCTCATTGATTGCCTGCCTCTACGTTGTTCTCACCATCATTTCATCATCCTTTTCCTACCTTCCCTCCCAGTTCAGGTTGGGTGAGATAATAAAGCCCATCTCCACCTTCGACAGAAAGTTTGCCGTATCCATGATGGTGGGTAATTTCCTTTCTAATTTGTTCAGCCCTTATGCAGGTCCCATGGAGCTTTTGTTCATGCCCATTAGCAATTTAGTTGGCTGCACATTGGGCTACTACGTGGGAAGGTATACCCGGAGGATCTTCGGTGCTGTTTTCATAGCTCTCTGGATTTCCGCTTCGGTGGCCGTAACGTTAAAGGTTTCAGCGGGATTCCCGCTTTTTCATACCTTTTTGAGCGTCTCGGCAGCAGAAATTGTGCTGTTGGTTTCGGGCTGTGTTGTTATGGAGCAGGTATTGAAGAGAGGAGGAATTATTAATGGATAA
- the queF gene encoding preQ(1) synthase produces the protein MDKYGKRRFDIYGYEKIDTEVLEAIKYEYPGRDTVIEYITEEFSSVCPWTGLPDNARLTIRYIPNEKLVELKSLKYYLTSYRNIGILQEHAVNRILDDLVKLLEPKYMEVIGEFLARGGISTRVVAKYGTIPK, from the coding sequence ATGGATAAGTACGGGAAAAGAAGGTTCGACATTTACGGCTATGAAAAGATCGATACCGAGGTTTTGGAAGCGATAAAGTACGAGTATCCCGGGAGGGACACGGTTATCGAATACATTACGGAGGAATTTTCTTCCGTCTGCCCGTGGACGGGCCTTCCGGACAATGCCAGGCTCACAATACGCTATATTCCTAACGAAAAGTTGGTGGAGTTGAAATCACTGAAATATTACCTTACTTCCTATAGAAATATAGGTATACTCCAGGAACACGCGGTAAACAGGATATTAGATGATCTCGTAAAGCTCCTCGAGCCTAAGTACATGGAGGTTATAGGAGAGTTTCTGGCAAGGGGCGGCATATCAACCAGGGTTGTGGCAAAATACGGCACTATACCGAAATAA
- a CDS encoding purine-cytosine permease family protein — translation MEYQKSQINVEEEYTQKPIPESMKKHWFYAASVYIGMCAVLACSMAGGGLIYGLNLSQAIWAMLLGLLALLLFFYIPLGKIGAEQGINTYLIGECAFGEKGSNIATSFIVTAIPCIAWYGIEVEIATQALAAVIPMSKAVFNILTVIFGIVFAIPAMYGILSMAWLNWVSLPIMLYIIVFGVGKAILQSGIGGLLAYNPTQNMGLFWGINMQIGMIAVGCSFVADYTRWIKNRWSNVAYSGIIGLFPATTILTTAGMIMALSATSLGVKEPWNIVEVMIKLGMPAMALVFVFLLQWTTCITAAYSSGLALNKVFGKSRFYLTLISAILGTILAISGIVSYFLNFVSILASWVAPISSVIITEYFFVSKRNFVRKKGVYWPGVISALIGGFIAWKSKFFVPALNGMIISGIIYYGYHRILGLTAAKEKNLTTET, via the coding sequence GTGGAATATCAAAAATCCCAAATCAATGTCGAAGAAGAGTACACTCAAAAGCCCATACCCGAATCAATGAAAAAACACTGGTTCTACGCTGCCAGCGTATATATCGGGATGTGCGCTGTTTTAGCGTGCAGCATGGCAGGCGGCGGGCTGATTTACGGACTCAACCTTTCACAAGCCATCTGGGCAATGCTGCTCGGACTTCTCGCTTTGCTTCTTTTCTTCTACATCCCACTCGGCAAAATAGGTGCAGAGCAAGGCATCAATACTTACCTCATAGGCGAATGTGCCTTTGGCGAAAAGGGTAGCAACATCGCCACTTCCTTCATAGTAACCGCAATCCCATGTATAGCGTGGTACGGAATAGAAGTGGAAATAGCAACTCAGGCCCTCGCCGCGGTAATACCAATGAGCAAGGCGGTCTTTAACATTCTTACGGTCATATTTGGCATCGTCTTTGCCATCCCAGCAATGTACGGGATTCTTTCAATGGCGTGGCTTAACTGGGTTAGCCTTCCCATAATGCTCTACATCATCGTATTCGGTGTCGGAAAAGCCATCCTCCAATCGGGAATAGGCGGTCTTTTGGCATATAACCCGACGCAAAATATGGGTCTATTTTGGGGCATCAACATGCAGATAGGAATGATTGCGGTAGGATGTTCTTTCGTCGCTGACTATACGAGGTGGATAAAGAACAGGTGGAGCAATGTAGCCTATTCGGGAATAATCGGACTTTTCCCAGCAACGACGATCCTCACCACCGCAGGGATGATAATGGCCCTTTCCGCTACAAGCCTGGGCGTAAAGGAACCGTGGAACATAGTGGAGGTTATGATAAAACTAGGGATGCCGGCTATGGCGCTGGTATTCGTCTTTTTGCTCCAGTGGACTACGTGCATAACCGCCGCTTACAGCTCCGGGCTTGCATTAAACAAGGTTTTCGGAAAAAGCAGGTTTTATCTTACACTCATATCCGCCATCTTGGGCACCATACTTGCGATATCCGGCATAGTAAGCTACTTTTTGAATTTCGTGTCCATCCTCGCTTCATGGGTGGCTCCCATAAGCAGCGTAATCATAACCGAATACTTCTTTGTCTCCAAGCGAAATTTCGTGCGCAAGAAAGGAGTCTACTGGCCTGGTGTAATTTCCGCACTGATAGGCGGATTTATAGCGTGGAAGAGCAAATTCTTCGTGCCGGCCTTAAACGGAATGATCATAAGCGGCATCATTTACTACGGCTACCACAGGATCTTAGGCCTTACCGCTGCTAAAGAAAAAAATCTCACAACAGAAACTTAA
- a CDS encoding PucR family transcriptional regulator, whose translation MEGVTVREAYNVLKDEGIYWMAGQRGENRLIESVSVLEIPDCYEWLCGGEMILTTFYTCRNDEERLKLLEGLERGGAACIMLHPGSGKLSINLELLMRFADEINFPLFIIDRKVPYSIIIKKVYELLLSKKEQELKRAQEINDTMNNILLSNGGASEIIEKLSSITNKTVLFLDEDFVLIEAVFRNSDKSSLEKKIDKILDWAKNLVENMPESGNLKFKVASYDEDHDVALVPVESGGENHYLLIIKRGKLSEYERKLFEVALPGTIMALKMDIMKNRAILETEQRLKSDFFDDVINGRYISGELMNKRAKTLGLNLFDKNFVIIVDIDDFEKYYRENYEKGEEHIQKVKMDLKKAVQEASRNSKVKNKIVLFVQQSDACVLVAGFTQREYLTDRHKRELGDFFRKIFEGFSSKYPTISLTIGISSLIENLTELKRAYAEALFAKDVGAKLFGKGKIHYYDDLGIYKFITIPERKEDVFKDKCLQKLYDYDESKNASLISTLEAFLDSNCSVKETAKRLFAHPNTVKYRLKKIKEIMGENVLEDPQMRLYYHLLVKVMKMLP comes from the coding sequence ATGGAGGGGGTAACTGTAAGGGAAGCTTATAATGTGCTGAAGGATGAAGGAATATATTGGATGGCCGGTCAGAGAGGTGAAAACAGGCTGATAGAGTCGGTTAGCGTCCTTGAAATACCTGACTGTTATGAATGGCTATGCGGCGGCGAAATGATACTTACGACGTTTTACACTTGCAGGAACGATGAAGAGAGGCTTAAGCTGTTGGAGGGATTAGAAAGGGGTGGTGCTGCATGTATAATGCTCCATCCGGGGAGCGGGAAGTTGTCAATTAATTTAGAATTACTTATGAGGTTTGCGGACGAAATAAATTTTCCATTATTCATAATAGACAGAAAAGTACCTTATTCGATAATTATAAAAAAAGTATATGAATTACTGCTCAGCAAAAAAGAGCAAGAGCTTAAGAGAGCTCAGGAAATTAATGATACGATGAACAATATTCTGCTAAGTAATGGGGGAGCTTCTGAGATAATTGAAAAGCTTTCTTCGATAACAAATAAGACCGTATTATTCTTAGACGAAGACTTTGTCCTTATAGAGGCTGTTTTTAGAAACAGCGATAAAAGCTCGTTAGAAAAGAAGATCGATAAAATATTGGATTGGGCGAAAAATTTAGTCGAAAATATGCCAGAAAGTGGGAATTTGAAGTTTAAAGTGGCATCGTATGATGAAGATCATGATGTGGCATTAGTTCCTGTGGAATCGGGGGGCGAAAATCACTATCTTTTAATTATAAAGAGGGGAAAATTGAGTGAGTATGAAAGAAAGCTGTTTGAAGTTGCGCTTCCTGGGACGATAATGGCGTTAAAAATGGATATAATGAAAAATAGGGCAATTTTAGAAACAGAGCAGCGATTGAAATCAGATTTTTTTGATGACGTGATAAACGGGAGATATATTTCAGGAGAACTAATGAATAAAAGGGCAAAGACCTTAGGTTTGAACCTATTCGATAAGAATTTCGTAATCATAGTCGATATAGATGATTTCGAAAAGTACTATCGAGAGAATTATGAAAAAGGCGAAGAGCACATACAGAAAGTGAAAATGGATTTAAAAAAGGCAGTTCAGGAAGCTAGTAGAAATTCAAAGGTAAAAAATAAGATAGTCCTTTTCGTGCAACAAAGCGATGCCTGCGTTTTAGTTGCGGGTTTCACCCAAAGAGAATATTTGACGGATAGGCATAAAAGAGAACTCGGCGATTTTTTCCGAAAAATATTTGAAGGTTTTTCATCAAAATATCCGACCATCTCGCTCACGATTGGGATTAGCTCCCTTATAGAAAATCTAACTGAACTAAAAAGGGCTTATGCGGAAGCACTTTTCGCAAAAGATGTAGGAGCAAAACTCTTTGGGAAAGGGAAGATACACTACTACGATGACCTTGGAATTTACAAGTTTATAACGATTCCTGAAAGAAAAGAAGATGTGTTCAAAGACAAATGTTTACAAAAACTTTATGATTATGATGAAAGCAAAAATGCAAGCTTAATTTCCACGTTAGAGGCTTTTTTAGATAGCAATTGCAGTGTAAAAGAGACAGCAAAAAGACTATTTGCCCATCCGAATACGGTAAAGTACCGCCTGAAAAAGATTAAGGAGATAATGGGGGAAAACGTATTGGAAGACCCTCAGATGAGGCTTTATTATCACCTTTTGGTTAAAGTCATGAAGATGCTTCCATAA
- a CDS encoding cytosine permease produces the protein MVPAGVVVVGFMLFIMGAVMGVGRGTYDIVALMQQLGFGWWGFLILWLAQWTSQLVNDYSMGLALCNMLNMKTNRHRKYLTAIGTVVALVVALMGILNKFQDFLYLTALSYPAIGSILLADYVFIHDKTWEDRKGWNWVATIAMIVGIAVGYYTQYVRPWGIPAVQSYLVSGILYYVLMYLKTCVMPDQFTPLKWRKAKKIEGIRGL, from the coding sequence TTGGTACCTGCTGGGGTTGTCGTAGTCGGTTTTATGTTGTTCATAATGGGTGCAGTGATGGGCGTTGGCAGGGGAACCTACGACATAGTTGCGTTGATGCAGCAACTCGGATTTGGCTGGTGGGGCTTCTTGATATTGTGGTTGGCTCAATGGACTTCGCAATTGGTTAATGATTATTCTATGGGGCTTGCCCTCTGCAACATGCTGAACATGAAGACTAACAGGCACAGAAAGTATTTAACGGCTATAGGAACAGTCGTTGCATTGGTGGTTGCTCTGATGGGAATATTAAATAAATTTCAGGACTTCCTGTACCTCACAGCCCTTTCTTATCCCGCAATAGGCTCGATTCTGCTGGCGGATTACGTTTTCATACACGACAAAACTTGGGAAGATAGGAAGGGATGGAATTGGGTTGCCACCATCGCCATGATAGTCGGGATAGCCGTTGGCTATTATACTCAGTATGTCAGGCCATGGGGTATACCCGCTGTGCAAAGCTATTTGGTAAGTGGGATTTTGTACTATGTTCTTATGTATCTAAAGACATGTGTAATGCCTGATCAATTCACTCCTCTAAAGTGGAGAAAGGCGAAAAAAATTGAAGGAATAAGGGGGTTATAG
- a CDS encoding hydantoinase/oxoprolinase N-terminal domain-containing protein produces the protein MLSYRIAIDIGGTFTDYVAMDEETGEITVTKASSTPKNFADGVMEAIEKGGILLEDARYIVHGSTIVINALTERKGAKTALITTKGFRDVLEIGRANRTDLYNYYYTKPRPFVPRMYRFSEHFF, from the coding sequence GTGTTGAGTTATAGAATTGCCATAGACATTGGCGGCACTTTTACCGATTATGTCGCGATGGATGAGGAGACAGGGGAGATTACCGTTACGAAGGCGTCTAGCACGCCGAAAAATTTTGCGGACGGAGTTATGGAGGCCATAGAAAAAGGTGGCATCCTCCTAGAAGATGCAAGATACATAGTGCATGGCAGCACGATAGTGATAAATGCTTTGACGGAAAGAAAAGGGGCAAAAACTGCTCTAATTACGACTAAGGGATTTAGGGATGTGTTAGAAATCGGGAGGGCAAACCGGACTGACCTTTACAACTACTATTACACCAAACCCAGGCCCTTCGTGCCTCGCATGTATAGATTTAGTGAGCATTTCTTCTGA